A region of Salvia splendens isolate huo1 chromosome 17, SspV2, whole genome shotgun sequence DNA encodes the following proteins:
- the LOC121774533 gene encoding uncharacterized protein LOC121774533, whose amino-acid sequence MGVSKTTVGRWAKSHLIRPHTNAIKPTLTEANKISRMRWCLTHIQPALYEGKLLHHAMHNTIHIDEKWFYMTKTSDRYYLLPDEDEPYRACKPQFGTYGQTIFDGKIGIFSFTEQVPAKRKSKNRPRGTLETKPIPSVNKEAMRECLLNQIIPAIKAKWPANASKDIYIQQDNAKPHLRSFDSQFDELASSDGFKFHLISQPANSPDTNVLDLGFFRAIQSLQDDKVATNIDELLGNVWSSFEELTPQTLNNVFLTLQSCLSKILEVHGGNNCKIPHLNKERLRRTVGLPTSLEVGENLVKESLEYLLLPQNDVSASYDIGHLMNVLQL is encoded by the exons ATGGGAGTTAGCAAGACCACAGTTGGTAGATGGGCAAAGAGTCACCTGATAAGGCCACATACAAATGCCATAAAACCAACACTTACTGAAGCAAACAAGATCAGTAGAATGAGATGGTGTCTTACTCATATTCAGCCAGCTTTGTATGAAGGAAAGCTTCTTCATCATGCTATGCACAACACAATTCATATTGATGAGAAATGGTTTTACATGACAAAAACTTCAGACAGATACTACCTGTTGCCGGATGAGGATGAGCCTTACAGGGCTTGCAA GCCACAGTTTGGCACATATGGTCAGACCATCTTTGATGGTAAAATAGGAATATTCTCATTCACAGAACAAGTTCCAGCCAAAAGGAAGTCCAAGAATAGGCCAAGAGGGACATTAGAGACTAAACCTATACCATCAGTTAACAAGGAAGCAATGAGAGAATGTCTCTTGAATCAG ATTATTCCAGCAATCAAGGCAAAGTGGCCAGCCAATGCAAGCAAGGATATATATATCCAACAAGATAATGCCAAACCTCACCTAAGATCTTTTGACTCACAATTTGATGAGCTTGCAAGTTCAGATGGATTTAAGTTCCATCTAATTAGCCAACCAGCCAACTCCCCAGACACCAATGTATTGGACCTTGGCTTTTTTAGGGCCATTCAATCACTGCAAGATGATAAAGTAGCAACCAACATAGATGAATTACTGGGTAATGTCTGGAGTTCTTTTGAGGAACTCACACCACAAACTCTGAACAATGTTTTTTTAACATTGCAAAGCTGCCTCAGCAAGATCCTAGAAGTGCATGGGGGCAACAACTGCAAAATACCCCACTTGAACAAGGAAAGGCTGAGAAGGACAGTGGGGCTTCCTACATCCCTAGAAGTTGGGGAGAATCTGGTCAAAGAGAGCTTGGAGTATCTACTACTACCTCAGAATGATGTGAGTGCCTCATATGACATAGGGCATCTAATGAATGTTTTACAGCTCTAA
- the LOC121775411 gene encoding nascent polypeptide-associated complex subunit beta-like has translation MNVEKLMKMAGSVRTGGKGTMRRKKKAVHKTTTTDDKRLQSTLKRIGVNAIPAIEEVNIFKEDVVIQFVNPKVQASISANTWVVSGTPQNKKLQDILPQIINQLGPDNLENLKKLAEQFQKQMPAAGSGAAEDDDDDVPELVAGETFEAAAEEEGHTHTTS, from the exons ATGAATGTTGAGAAATTAATGAAGATGGCCGGTTCGGTCCGGACCGGGGGGAAGGGTACAATGAGAAG AAAGAAGAAGGCTGTACACAAGACGACCACAACAGATGACAAGAGGCTTCAAAGTACCTTAAAGAGAATAGGAGTGAATGCCATACCTGCAATTGAGGAAGTTAATATTTTCAAGGAAGATGTAGTTATACAGTTTGTCAATCCTAAAG TGCAAGCATCTATTTCAGCCAACACCTGGGTTGTTAGCGGCACTCCTCAGAACAAGA AATTGCAGGACATCCTTCCTCAAATTATCAACCAATTGG GTCCGGATAACTTGGAGAACTTGAAAAAATTAGCAGAACAATTCCAGAAGCAGATGCCGGCTGCTGGCAGTGGTGCTGCAGAAGATGACGATGACGATGTGCCAGAACTTGTAGCTGGTGAGACATTTGAAGCTGCTGCAGAGGAGGAGGGACACACCCATACTACCTCTTAA
- the LOC121775412 gene encoding basic transcription factor 3-like, with product MNVEKLMKMAGSVRTGGKGTMRRKKKAVHKTNTTDDKRLQSTLKRIGVNAIPAIEEVNIFKEDVVIQFVNPKVQASISANTWVVSGTPQNKKLQDILPQIIHQLGPDNLENLKKLAEQFQKQAPAGASGAAEDDDDVPELVAGETFEAAAEEGNTQTS from the exons ATGAATGTCGAAAAACTTATGAAGATGGCCGGTTCGGTCCGCACTGGTGGGAAGGGTACAATGAGAAG AAAGAAGAAGGCTGTACACAAGACGAACACAACAGATGACAAAAGGCTTCAAAGCACCTTGAAGAGAATAGGAGTGAATGCCATACCTGCAATCGAGGAAGTTAATATTTTCAAGGAAGATGTAGTTATACAGTTCGTCAACCCCAAAG TGCAAGCATCTATTTCAGCCAACACATGGGTTGTTAGTGGCACTCCTCAGAACAAGA AGTTGCAGGACATTCTTCCTCAAATTATCCACCAGTTGG GCCCGGATAACTTGGAGAATTTGAAAAAGTTAGCAGAGCAATTCCAGAAGCAGGCACCTGCTGGGGCTTCTGGTGCTGCAGAAGATGACGATGATGTACCAGAACTTGTAGCGGGCGAGACGTTTGAAGCTGCTGCTGAAGAGGGAAACACCCAGACCTCTTAA
- the LOC121775053 gene encoding MACPF domain-containing protein At4g24290-like has product MADDYDDYGKKPIEVRATEALGLGFDLASDFRLKFVKRCPAGGRLVILDERRKRDVVVPGGATIRDVPESIHIDKGDHMRFKSDVLQFNQMSELLNQKSSLQGKVPSGYLNAIFDLSGAWLNDAADAKYLAFDAYFISIYHLHLTASPLELHDHVKKSVPSRWDPASLSRFIQTYGTHIVVGMAVGGQDVLCVKQKASSPIPPAELKGYLEELGDCLFSDTTNSPILERTAKDNRRKVPEVFSRMLQTHTMQFTSITETSSKDGLTLIWSKRGGDVFAQSHSRWLQTMAANPEAVLFKFVPITSLLNGIPGSGYLSHAINLYLRYKPSLEDLPYFLEFQVPTQWAPLFCELPLRHQRKKTSFPSLQFSLLGPKIFVSFSQVTSDQKPVIGLRLYLEGKKSNRLAIHVQHLSSLPNIMTMHSETHWRGSDDFESSNQFLEPVRWKRYSNICSSVVKHDPSWIQGEPHGVFVVTGAQLVMKGKWPKKVLHLRLHYSHIPNCTIRKTEWAAAPEASRKSSFLTNLSTTFTFTQQAVADAKQPPAALNSGVYPDGPPVPVRSTKLLKYIDATEVARGPYDSPGHWLVTAAKLVTDGGKIGLQVKFSLLDYSQEA; this is encoded by the exons ATGGCCGACGATTACGACGATTACGGTAAGAAGCCGATCGAGGTGCGTGCGACGGAGGCGCTGGGGCTCGGTTTCGACCTCGCTAGCGATTTCAGGCTCAAGTTCGTCAAAAGATGCCCCGCCGGAGGCAGGCTGGTTATTTTGGACGAGCGGCGCAAGCGTGACGTCGTTGTTCCGGGCGGCGCCACCATACGCGATGTGCCGGAGAGCATACACATCGACAAGGGGGATCACATGCGGTTCAAGTCGGATGTGCTCCAATTCAATCAG ATGTCAGAGCTACTTAATCAGAAATCATCGTTACAAGGAAAAGTCCCTTCTGGATATCTTAATGCCATTTTCGACCTGAGCGGAGCTTGGTTAAATGATGCTGCGGATGCCAAGTATTTAGCGTTTGATGCCTATTTCATCTCAATTTATCATCTACATCTTACTGCATCACCACTAGAACTACATGACCATGTCAAGAAGTCTGTTCCATCTCGTTGGGATCCAGCATCATTGTCCAG ATTTATCCAGACATATGGAACACATATAGTTGTTGGAATGGCTGTCGGAGGCCAGGATGTGCTTTGTGTGAAACAGAAGGCATCTTCTCCTATTCCACCAGCTGAGCTCAAGGGATATTTAGAGGAACTTGGAGATTGTCTATTCTCTGATACTACTAATAGCCCTATCCTGGAGAGAACAGCAAAAGATAACCGAAGAAAG GTCCCTGAAGTATTTAGTCGCATGCTACAGACACATACAATGCAGTTTACTAGCATCACAGAAACATCGAGCAAGGAT GGACTCACTCTTATTTGGTCAAAAAGAGGTGGTGACGTGTTTGCACAAAGTCACTCTAGGTGGCTCCAGACAATGGCAGCTAATCCAGAAGCAGTACTTTTCAAATTTGTACCTATTACTTCTCTGCTGAATGGAATCCCTGGGAGTGGCTATCTTAGTCATGCAATCAACTTGTACTTGAGAT ACAAACCATCATTAGAggatttaccatattttttgGAGTTTCAAGTTCCTACACAATGGGCTCCTTTGTTCTGTGAGTTGCCCCTTAGACACCAAAGGAAGAAGACATCTTTCCCATCCTTGCAGTTTAGCTTGTTGGGCCCCAAGATATTTGTAAGCTTTTCTCAG GTTACAAGTGATCAAAAACCAGTCATCGGCCTACGCCTGTATTTGGAAGGCAAGAAAAGTAATCGACTGGCAATTCATGTACAACATTTGTCGAGCCTTCCAAATATAATGACGATGCACTCGGAAACACACTGGCGAGGTTCGGATGATTTTGAATCTAGTAATCAGTTCTTAGAACCAGTCAGATGGAAGAGATACTCAAATATATGCTCATCAGTTGTTAAGCACGATCCTAGCTGGATACAAGGAGAACCGCATGGTGTATTCGTTGTAACCGGTGCACAGCTTGTGATGAAGGGAAAATGGCCCAAGAAAGTTCTCCACCTCCGTCTGCATTATTCCCACATTCCTAACTGCACTATCAGGAAAACAGAATGGGCAGCTGCACCCGAAGCATCTCGCAAGTCCAGTTTCCTCACGAATCTGAGCACAACTTTCACCTTTACCCAGCAGGCAGTGGCTGATGCCAAGCAGCCCCCAGCAGCTTTGAATTCCGGTGTATACCCGGATGGCCCTCCGGTTCCAGTTCGCTCGACAAAGCTGCTTAAATACATTGATGCCACCGAGGTTGCCCGTGGTCCGTACGACAGTCCTGGACATTGGTTGGTGACAGCAGCTAAGTTGGTTACCGATGGTGGCAAAATTGGTTTGCAAGTGAAATTTTCTTTGCTGGATTATTCCCAAGAAGCATAG